A stretch of the Capsicum annuum cultivar UCD-10X-F1 chromosome 10, UCD10Xv1.1, whole genome shotgun sequence genome encodes the following:
- the LOC124887744 gene encoding uncharacterized protein LOC124887744 has protein sequence MSKVAKLDQRVKEYLEEAWYEKWARCHSHVNRSRMMTLNIAKCINGCLVEARKLSILGFLEEVRILFAAWNCKNNKIASYTNTTLGRRFEEIITHNGVKALRMKVKLV, from the exons atgtcAAAGGTTGCTAAGCTTGATCAAAGAGTTAAGGAATATCTGGAGGAAGCTTGGTATGAAAAATGGGCTCGGTGTCACTCTCATGTAAATAGAAGTAGAATGATGACTTTAAATATAGCCAAATGTATTAATGGTTGTTTGGTTGAGGCTAGAAAACTTTCTATTCTAGGTTTCCTAGAAGAAGTTAGAATCTTATTTGCTGCATGGAATTGTAAGAACAACAAAATTGCATCGTACACAAATACAACTCTTGGCAGAAGATTTGAAGAAATTATAACTCATAATGGTGTGAAAGCTTTGCGGATGAAG GTTAAACTAGTATAG